The window tcagttaatctCCCATGTGTTGTCTCTGGACTAGAAGATGTTGAGGTTGTTCGTATAGCAGCAAATGGAGATCACAGTGCAGCTATATCTGGTTGGTTAATCCTTAAAAGTCTCTCTCAAGTCTCATATATTTGTTAAACCGGGGTCTTCTGATGTGCTTGACCAGCTGATGGACAGTTGTACACTTGGGGAAGAGGATTCTGTGGTAGCCCTGATGTTCAAACCCCTAAGTGTTTGCATTCATCTCAATCTTTCAGAGAAGTTGCTTTAGGATGGAATCATGCTTTACTTCTAACCGGTAATTTCTATTGTTGATGCATCAGTAACTTCCATTAGCTCTCACTGAACTCATTCCTCTGTGTTATGGGACTTGTTGAAACAGTTGATGGCAAAGTGTTCAAGCTTGGTAACACTCTTAATAAACAATCGGAGAAGCAACAGCTGCGAGAAGATTCCTCTGAAACTCTCTTGGAGAAAGTTCCCGGTTTTGATGGAGTTGAAGTTCTGCAAATTGCAGCAGGAGCAGAGCATTCTGCTGCTGTAACAGGTAAATGAGGAGGGAGGGGGACATTTCATCTCTTTGTTTATACAGACTTTctgagttaaaaaaaacaacctGTGAATATGCATTGCAGAGAGTGGAGAAGTTCAGACATGGGGATGGGGTGAGCATGGCCAGCTAGGTCTTGGAGACACCAATGATCAGAACAATCCTCAACTGGTGAGCCTAGGAAGTATAGACATGCATGCGAAAGATATCAAAGTATATTGCGGAAGTGGTTTTACCTATGTAGTAAGGCGAAAACAACAgcagctttcttcttcttcaccaacaTCATCATAGAATATAGATGTATTATAATCTAAAGTTTGTAACCATTATCAGTGCAAGAATTCAATTATTTGCATGATTCTCGTCAGAGGAAACATAATGGGTGTTGTATCATTTCAAATGATGGAAAATTTGAGATATACAGATTTTCCTTACTTTATTGTTTagtaaaagatataaaaaaaaaaactatctactGCTTGCCTTGGCTACCTAACTCTACATGAAAGTGAAAATCCACCGTAAGTGACAATGGGTCTAAGTGGGTGAACATTCCACTGGCCATCAATAATAAACTTAATCTGCGGTGACAATGCAGATGCTGTGTTGATTAAATGATCTAACCTCATATCTTCGAGGATATAGCGCTTCAGCGATACTGGTACAATGCCCGAAGCTACCAGTACAAAGACCGGTTCACAAATCCAAGAAAGAAGACTAGAACGAAACCACATAGATAATCAAACTACAAGTATAATAAGATCCCTACTGATGAAAATGATCATACTGATGGCCGCAAAAGTTCATACATAGCAAAAGAGCAATTCACAAAAGTTCCAAACTCCGAGATAAGGCTGAGTTATAGCGGAAAACAAGGAGAGACCGCACGCACTCAAAAGCCATAAAAGAGGTAGCAAAGCTAAGACGCAACACTAACATTAGAGTCTtggtggttgttgttgttgttgtacgAATGGCCAtttcctccaccaccaccaccaccacgtcCCCTTCCTCTGTTGTTGTAATAGCTCCTTTGGTACCCGTTTCCACCGGCATTATCATAAGATTCAAACCTCCCATTCGAGTATCCACCACCACCTCGACCTCCGCGGGGGGCATTGGAATGGCCTCGTCTAGCACCTCTATGACCTCTCTGGTTCTGGTGGGATCCACGAGGCACatactgttgttgttgttgataatCTCTCTTTGACCTCCCTCCTTCCACCTGAGTATAGCCTTGTTCCTGCTGCCCCTGTACCACCTCTCCTTCCGTCACTACTGACTCATCCTTCAAACCCACAGAAAAATCATCAGATTCAGACTCGAGAAATCATCTAAAAGATACTTTTAGAGCTCCGGGATTACCTTTTGTTGCTCATATTGATCATTACCAACAGATTCTTGTACTTTGAAGTTTGACACGTCTTCCTGTAAACCAACAGGGAACATCAGTCTTGCTCAAAACAACACAAGGGACGGATTGTACGTTCTCTACATCACATAACGAGACTCTCAGAAACATCTCTTAAACATTCCCTACAGTGAAGACATATATAGTAACGATTCATAATCCACCACTCGCATGAACAAACCAGCGTACATTGACAAAGCCAAAACTTATTATAAACCAGGATGCACTTCTCTATCCTATCCAAACAACTTAGCCTACTGATGTTCTCATGCCACAAATGGAACTCCAATCTCACCCCAACTAAAGAAAAGAGACCACTAATCTCAACCTTCAGAACAAGTTAGCACTTTGCATCTCACAGAGCAATGAATCATATACATCAAAAGTGCAAACCTTTTGCTCATTATCAGCAGCGACTTGGAACGAACCGAAGTGACCAGCTTCCGCCGCTGCTTCAACCGGCGCCACAACCATCTCCGGTGTAATAGTGAAGTAATTAG is drawn from Raphanus sativus cultivar WK10039 unplaced genomic scaffold, ASM80110v3 Scaffold0255, whole genome shotgun sequence and contains these coding sequences:
- the LOC130501686 gene encoding ultraviolet-B receptor UVR8-like; this encodes MAELNRTPAQDEEEQEVWSWGAGTDGQLGTAKLQDEHLPQLLSLTSLPSISMLACGGAHVIALTSGGKVFTWGRGNSGQLGHGDNLNTYLPKPLSFFHDDDDYVISQASAGWSHSAFVSDSGCLFTCGNGSFGQLGHGDNMSLTSPAKVSYFVDKCVKMVACGMRHSLVLFAGNQVCGFGSGKRGQLGVSSDTKKSVNLPCVVSGLEDVEVVRIAANGDHSAAISADGQLYTWGRGFCGSPDVQTPKCLHSSQSFREVALGWNHALLLTVDGKVFKLGNTLNKQSEKQQLREDSSETLLEKVPGFDGVEVLQIAAGAEHSAAVTESGEVQTWGWGEHGQLGLGDTNDQNNPQLVSLGSIDMHAKDIKVYCGSGFTYVVRRKQQQLSSSSPTSS